A genome region from Methanobacterium formicicum includes the following:
- a CDS encoding peptidoglycan-binding domain-containing protein: MVIPAVGAAESSDTENTVVTNATTDQNLQIGMTGENVTQLQTWLQTQGFYKGKIDGEFGNYTDQAVKAFQQYVGIKEDGIVGPISREGMDNLVNGVYASGDDSSSSSSSSTSSSSSSSKAAYGTSKTYSGKSYSSSYRSSSSGWSSGKGVGDCWDNSNALYSQLTASGQKARIVQYANSYVSNHRSVEVWNGNSWVDYDYKGNGYSNRYYATSHGSSSTVIASS; encoded by the coding sequence ATGGTTATCCCTGCTGTGGGAGCCGCGGAAAGTTCAGATACTGAAAATACGGTCGTGACCAACGCAACTACCGACCAAAACTTACAGATAGGAATGACTGGAGAAAATGTCACCCAATTACAAACCTGGTTACAAACCCAAGGATTCTACAAAGGTAAAATTGACGGTGAATTCGGTAATTACACCGATCAGGCTGTCAAAGCATTCCAGCAGTACGTTGGAATAAAAGAAGATGGAATTGTTGGGCCAATCTCTCGTGAGGGTATGGATAATCTGGTTAACGGTGTTTACGCATCAGGTGATGATAGTTCATCCAGTTCATCCAGTAGCACCAGCAGTTCCAGTTCATCCAGTAAAGCTGCCTACGGAACCAGTAAAACTTACTCTGGTAAGTCTTACTCCAGCTCCTACCGATCCAGTAGTAGTGGATGGAGCAGTGGAAAAGGTGTCGGAGATTGCTGGGATAACAGTAACGCACTTTACAGTCAATTAACTGCATCTGGTCAAAAGGCAAGGATCGTTCAGTACGCCAACAGTTATGTCTCCAACCACCGTTCTGTAGAAGTATGGAATGGTAATAGTTGGGTCGATTATGACTACAAAGGTAATGGGTATTCCAACCGATACTACGCAACTTCTCATGGTTCTTCATCAACTGTGATTGCTAGTAGTTAA